The Streptomyces sp. NBC_01689 genome includes a window with the following:
- a CDS encoding FAD binding domain-containing protein: protein MSEPHDFTALVIGGSVGGLAAAHELRAVGAEVAVYERSAGETSARGAGIVMQPEVDALLSRLGSDAASVSVELRERQQLDAQGKASRHGAPQLMTAWDTLYRALREPLSGVCHRQDSTLRSVRVSGHEVTAEFADGHSACGNFLVGADGIGSATRMLLDSVTRPEYAGYVAWRGLEPESALPDDLRDLLDDRFTFFTSSGMQMLCYLVPGADGEREKGARRVNWVWYVNVAEPDLPRLLTGRLGTHFAHFVPPGELRSETVEEVRHLADVSLPRPLAELVRLSDVFMQPVFDLAPGRMVADHAALIGDAAGTVRPHTASGTSKAFGDAAGLAAALRGWTPARPLPFYELEHWEIRRLDRFLTLSEAGFDLAVRSTLGAGRGTRFFASDRP, encoded by the coding sequence ATGTCCGAGCCGCACGACTTCACAGCGCTGGTCATCGGTGGATCGGTGGGCGGTCTGGCGGCCGCGCACGAACTGCGGGCCGTGGGCGCCGAGGTCGCCGTCTACGAACGTTCCGCGGGTGAGACATCGGCACGCGGTGCCGGCATCGTCATGCAGCCGGAGGTCGACGCGCTGCTGAGCCGCCTCGGCAGCGACGCGGCCTCGGTCAGTGTCGAACTGCGTGAGCGCCAGCAACTGGACGCCCAGGGCAAGGCCTCGCGGCACGGGGCGCCGCAGCTCATGACCGCGTGGGACACCCTCTACCGCGCGCTGCGCGAGCCTCTTTCCGGGGTCTGCCACCGCCAGGACAGCACTCTCAGAAGTGTGCGGGTGAGCGGCCACGAGGTCACCGCCGAGTTCGCGGACGGGCACAGCGCGTGCGGCAACTTCCTGGTGGGCGCCGACGGCATCGGATCGGCCACCCGCATGCTGCTCGACTCCGTCACCCGCCCCGAGTACGCCGGTTACGTGGCCTGGCGCGGCCTGGAACCCGAGTCCGCGCTCCCGGACGACCTGCGGGACCTTCTCGACGACCGCTTCACGTTCTTCACGTCGAGCGGGATGCAGATGCTGTGCTACCTGGTGCCGGGAGCCGACGGCGAGCGGGAGAAGGGCGCACGGCGCGTCAACTGGGTCTGGTACGTGAACGTGGCCGAGCCCGATCTCCCGAGGCTGCTCACCGGCCGTCTCGGAACGCACTTCGCGCACTTCGTGCCGCCGGGCGAGCTGCGGTCCGAGACCGTCGAAGAGGTCCGCCACCTGGCCGACGTGTCGCTGCCGCGGCCCCTGGCCGAGCTGGTGCGTCTGTCCGATGTCTTCATGCAGCCCGTGTTCGACCTCGCGCCGGGGCGCATGGTGGCCGACCACGCGGCGCTGATCGGCGACGCGGCGGGTACGGTCAGGCCCCACACCGCGTCGGGTACGTCCAAGGCGTTCGGTGACGCCGCCGGTCTCGCGGCCGCCCTGCGCGGGTGGACTCCGGCCAGGCCGCTGCCTTTCTACGAGCTCGAACACTGGGAGATACGCCGCCTCGACCGCTTCCTCACCCTCTCCGAGGCCGGATTCGATCTGGCGGTCCGGTCGACCCTGGGCGCCGGCCGCGGGACCCGGTTCTTCGCCTCCGACCGACCGTGA
- a CDS encoding NAD(P)-dependent oxidoreductase has product MADDTQDSSRIGDSPRIGWIGTGRMGFPLAARLLDAGYDVAVHNRTRAKAEPLTERGATVVDRPVDLADRDVVFTMVSASPDLEAVATGPGGVLTSPDAAPGILIDSSTVSTGTSARIREAAARRGTDFLAAPVSGNPKVIASGGLTIAVSGAREVFGRVERLLAPLGRGVTYVGEGEAARLVKIAHNVFLGVVTQSLAEILVLAEKGGVGRAAFLEFLNDSVMGSAYTRYKSPALVKLDFTPTFTMPLLRKDMELGLSAGRELGVPMPLAAATAQLVAGAVGAGHADEDFAALILEQARNSGLTLEAEDVSVDDGLSPRE; this is encoded by the coding sequence ATGGCGGACGACACCCAGGACTCATCGCGGATCGGCGACTCACCGCGTATCGGCTGGATCGGTACCGGCCGGATGGGCTTCCCCCTTGCGGCCCGGCTGCTGGACGCGGGATACGACGTGGCCGTCCACAACCGGACGCGCGCCAAGGCGGAGCCGCTCACGGAGCGAGGCGCGACGGTCGTGGACCGGCCGGTCGACCTGGCCGACCGGGACGTCGTCTTCACCATGGTCTCCGCCTCACCCGATCTGGAGGCGGTCGCCACGGGTCCCGGCGGGGTGCTGACCTCGCCGGACGCCGCACCGGGGATCCTGATCGACAGCTCCACGGTGTCCACCGGGACGTCCGCGCGGATCAGGGAGGCGGCGGCCCGGCGCGGAACGGACTTCCTGGCCGCCCCGGTCAGCGGGAACCCGAAGGTGATCGCCTCGGGGGGCCTGACGATCGCGGTCTCCGGTGCGCGCGAAGTGTTCGGCCGGGTCGAGCGGTTGCTCGCGCCGCTGGGGCGCGGTGTGACCTACGTGGGCGAGGGCGAGGCCGCCAGGCTGGTCAAGATCGCGCACAACGTCTTCCTCGGTGTCGTCACCCAGTCGCTCGCCGAGATCCTCGTCCTCGCGGAGAAGGGAGGAGTCGGCCGTGCCGCCTTCCTGGAATTCCTCAACGACTCCGTGATGGGCTCGGCGTACACCCGGTACAAGTCGCCCGCGCTGGTCAAACTGGACTTCACACCGACGTTCACCATGCCGCTGCTGCGCAAGGACATGGAACTGGGACTGTCCGCGGGCCGTGAGCTGGGGGTCCCGATGCCGCTGGCCGCCGCCACCGCCCAGCTCGTCGCGGGTGCCGTCGGCGCGGGCCATGCCGACGAGGACTTCGCCGCCCTGATCCTCGAGCAGGCCAGGAACTCCGGCCTCACGCTCGAAGCCGAGGACGTGTCCGTCGACGACGGTCTCTCCCCGCGGGAATGA
- a CDS encoding alpha/beta fold hydrolase, translated as MPFITTADGTEIFYKDWGSGQPIVFSHGWPLTADAWDPQLNFVADNGFRAIAHDRRGGGRSGQPWAGNDLDTYADDLASLIEALDLRDVILVGHSTGGGEVARYIGRHGTGRVAKAVLLSAIPPLMLKTEANPEGLPIEVFDEIRAGVATDRSQFYRDLSETFYGANREGSTVSQGTRDAFWLWSMQVGIKSAYDCVKAFSETDLTEDLKRFDVPTLIVHGDDDQIVPIVAAGEKSSKLVKDATFKVYPGAPHGLAMVPVFADRFNADLLEFARG; from the coding sequence GTGCCCTTCATCACGACCGCAGACGGAACCGAGATCTTCTACAAGGACTGGGGGTCCGGTCAGCCGATCGTGTTCAGCCACGGCTGGCCGCTGACCGCCGACGCGTGGGACCCCCAGCTGAACTTCGTGGCGGACAACGGATTCCGTGCCATCGCCCACGACCGGCGCGGCGGCGGACGTTCGGGGCAGCCCTGGGCGGGCAACGACCTCGACACCTACGCCGACGACCTGGCCTCGCTGATCGAGGCGCTGGACCTGCGCGACGTCATCCTCGTCGGGCACTCCACCGGCGGTGGCGAGGTGGCACGGTACATCGGCCGCCATGGGACCGGACGGGTCGCGAAGGCCGTTCTGCTCAGCGCGATCCCGCCGCTGATGCTCAAGACGGAGGCGAACCCCGAGGGACTGCCCATCGAGGTGTTCGACGAGATCCGGGCCGGTGTCGCGACGGACCGCTCCCAGTTCTACCGGGACCTCAGTGAGACCTTCTACGGCGCCAACCGGGAGGGCTCGACGGTCTCCCAGGGCACGCGTGACGCGTTCTGGCTGTGGTCGATGCAGGTGGGCATCAAGAGCGCGTACGACTGCGTCAAGGCGTTCTCGGAGACCGACCTGACCGAGGACCTCAAGCGGTTCGACGTCCCGACCCTGATCGTGCACGGTGACGACGACCAGATCGTGCCCATCGTGGCCGCGGGCGAGAAGTCCTCGAAGCTCGTCAAGGACGCCACGTTCAAGGTGTACCCGGGCGCCCCGCACGGCCTGGCGATGGTCCCCGTCTTCGCCGACCGTTTCAACGCCGACCTGTTGGAGTTCGCGCGCGGCTGA
- a CDS encoding hydrophobic protein yields MVPLLLVLLLVLLLFGAGFALKILWWVAIVVLVLWLVGFVARPKGGSGRWYRW; encoded by the coding sequence ATGGTTCCCCTGCTCCTCGTCCTTCTGCTGGTCCTGCTTCTCTTCGGCGCGGGATTCGCGTTGAAGATTCTCTGGTGGGTCGCGATCGTCGTACTGGTCCTGTGGCTGGTCGGCTTCGTCGCCCGTCCCAAAGGCGGCAGCGGCCGCTGGTATCGCTGGTAG
- a CDS encoding FMN-binding glutamate synthase family protein encodes MLKILLVVLLGSLATLATAVAALVSPWWWAAAVPLLLFTLVAVHDLVQRRHSVLRNYPLLGHLRFMLEALRPELQQYFVERNFDGRPFDRDTRSIVYQRAKGTDAEEPFGTELDLYRTGGEYLTPSMAPRPVPTDVPRVRIGGPECTRPYDMALLNVSAMSFGSLSAPAVRALNTGARLGGFAHDTGEGGLSEYHLGSGGDLVWEIGTGYFGCRTDEGDFDARQFAEKAAHEHVKCVSLKISQGAKPGIGGVLPGSKVNAEIARVRGVPEGRTVISPPFHRVYSTPRELVRFLARMRELAGGKPVGFKLCVGSRREFLAVCKAMLEEDSTPDFIVVDGAEGGTGAAPLEFADNVGLPLGEGLMTVHNALVGVGLRDRIRIGAGGKVATGSDLVKRLLQGADYTNAARAMMFAIGCIQAQRCHTNTCPVGVATQDERRARAIDVPDKSQRVRRYQEATVRSALQIMASMGVDEPRDLHPHMLLQRVNPYTVRSYAELHDWLTPGELIASAPSGWASDWKAADPDRFAR; translated from the coding sequence GTGCTGAAGATACTTCTGGTCGTCCTGCTCGGCTCGCTCGCGACGCTCGCCACGGCCGTCGCCGCCCTGGTCTCGCCCTGGTGGTGGGCCGCGGCCGTCCCCCTGCTCCTGTTCACCCTGGTGGCCGTCCACGACCTGGTGCAGCGCCGGCACTCCGTCCTGCGGAACTACCCCCTGCTCGGGCATCTCCGCTTCATGCTGGAGGCGCTGCGCCCGGAACTCCAGCAGTACTTCGTCGAGCGCAACTTCGACGGCCGTCCCTTCGACCGCGACACCCGCAGCATCGTCTACCAGCGCGCCAAGGGCACCGACGCCGAGGAGCCCTTCGGTACCGAACTCGACCTGTACCGGACGGGCGGTGAATACCTCACCCCGTCGATGGCTCCCCGGCCGGTGCCCACCGACGTGCCGCGCGTCCGTATCGGCGGGCCCGAGTGCACCCGGCCCTACGACATGGCACTGCTCAACGTCTCGGCGATGAGCTTCGGTTCGCTCTCCGCCCCGGCCGTACGCGCCCTCAACACCGGTGCGCGACTTGGCGGGTTCGCCCATGACACCGGCGAGGGCGGCCTCTCCGAGTACCACCTCGGGTCCGGCGGAGATCTCGTCTGGGAGATCGGCACCGGCTACTTCGGCTGCCGCACGGACGAAGGGGACTTCGACGCACGGCAGTTCGCCGAGAAGGCGGCCCACGAGCATGTCAAGTGCGTGTCGTTGAAGATCAGTCAGGGTGCGAAGCCCGGCATCGGCGGTGTACTGCCGGGCTCCAAGGTGAACGCCGAGATCGCCCGGGTGCGGGGCGTCCCGGAGGGACGGACCGTCATCTCGCCACCGTTCCACCGTGTCTACTCCACCCCGCGCGAACTGGTCCGCTTCCTGGCCCGGATGCGTGAACTGGCCGGCGGCAAGCCCGTCGGGTTCAAACTGTGCGTCGGCTCGCGCCGGGAGTTCCTCGCCGTGTGCAAGGCGATGCTGGAGGAGGACAGCACACCGGACTTCATCGTCGTCGACGGCGCCGAGGGCGGAACGGGCGCGGCACCCCTCGAGTTCGCGGACAACGTGGGCCTGCCGCTGGGCGAGGGGCTGATGACGGTGCACAACGCCCTTGTGGGCGTGGGCCTGCGCGACCGGATCCGGATCGGCGCCGGCGGCAAGGTCGCCACCGGCAGCGACCTCGTCAAACGCCTTCTCCAGGGAGCCGACTACACCAACGCCGCCCGCGCCATGATGTTCGCGATCGGATGCATCCAGGCCCAGCGCTGCCACACCAACACCTGCCCGGTCGGAGTCGCGACCCAGGACGAACGGCGCGCCCGTGCGATCGACGTTCCCGACAAGTCCCAGCGGGTACGGCGTTACCAGGAGGCGACGGTGCGGAGCGCGCTCCAGATCATGGCCTCGATGGGCGTCGACGAACCCCGTGACCTGCACCCCCACATGCTGCTGCAGCGGGTGAACCCCTACACCGTCCGCTCCTACGCGGAACTCCACGACTGGCTCACGCCCGGAGAGTTGATCGCGTCGGCCCCCTCCGGCTGGGCGTCCGACTGGAAAGCGGCCGATCCGGACCGCTTCGCCCGCTGA
- a CDS encoding thiamine pyrophosphate-dependent enzyme — MARTVARVIVDALQELGVQHVFGVVGDALNPLTDAIRTTDGVDWIGCRHEEAAAFAAGAQSQLSGTLGVCMGTVGPGSVHLLNGLYDAAKSRTPVLAICGQVPLAEVGSDYFQEVDNDLLFRDVAVYRATLTSPDQMPRMLESAVRAAVSQGGVAVLTVPGDLGDQEPSEDRAARFALDRPVTRPDDPALARAAELLDAADRVTLLVGRGARDARDEVLRTAGTLAAPMVLTLKAKEGFEGDNEFQVGQTGLIGNPAAAHALDSGDALLMLGTDFPYRDWYPKGCKVVQIDTREEHLGRRIPVDVGLTGDVGATLRALLPLLDTVSDRSHLDDARERFAHWQEGQRRLADPGHEHRWTGRLRAVLDNRDHEIRPEALAAAVDTHAAEDAVFTSDTGMATVWLSRFVGMRGSRRLIGSYNLGSMANAMPQALGAQLWAPDRQIVAFCGDGGLSMLLGDLMTIKTYRLPVKLVVFDNRRLGMVKLEQEQAGLPEFGTELDNPDFAAVATALGLTGIRVTDPADLDASVRRAFDTPGPVLLDVLTNPQEVAVPGKPTVSQGWGFAIAKVKEILPSHEG; from the coding sequence GTGGCACGAACCGTCGCCCGTGTGATCGTCGACGCACTCCAGGAGCTGGGAGTCCAGCACGTCTTCGGCGTGGTCGGAGACGCCTTGAACCCCCTGACCGACGCGATCCGCACCACCGACGGCGTCGACTGGATCGGCTGCCGGCACGAGGAGGCCGCGGCCTTCGCCGCCGGGGCGCAGTCCCAGCTCTCCGGGACCCTCGGGGTCTGCATGGGGACGGTGGGGCCCGGCTCCGTACACCTGCTCAACGGGCTCTACGACGCGGCGAAGAGCCGCACCCCCGTCCTCGCGATCTGCGGTCAGGTGCCCCTCGCCGAGGTCGGCAGCGACTACTTCCAGGAGGTCGACAACGACCTGCTCTTCCGCGACGTGGCGGTCTACCGGGCCACCCTCACCTCCCCGGACCAGATGCCGCGGATGCTGGAGTCGGCCGTACGCGCGGCCGTGAGCCAAGGGGGAGTGGCCGTCCTCACCGTGCCCGGCGACCTGGGCGACCAGGAACCGAGCGAGGACCGGGCCGCCCGCTTCGCCCTCGACCGGCCCGTCACCCGGCCCGACGACCCCGCCCTCGCACGGGCCGCCGAACTCCTCGATGCCGCCGACCGGGTGACCCTGCTCGTGGGCCGCGGAGCCCGCGACGCCCGGGACGAGGTCCTGCGGACCGCCGGAACACTCGCGGCGCCGATGGTCCTCACGCTCAAGGCGAAGGAGGGATTCGAGGGGGACAACGAGTTCCAGGTGGGCCAGACCGGCCTGATAGGCAACCCCGCCGCCGCCCACGCACTCGACAGCGGCGACGCGCTCCTCATGCTCGGCACCGACTTCCCGTACCGGGACTGGTATCCGAAAGGCTGCAAGGTCGTCCAGATCGACACCCGGGAGGAGCACCTGGGCCGTCGGATCCCCGTGGACGTCGGTCTGACGGGCGATGTGGGCGCGACGCTGCGAGCCCTGCTCCCGCTGCTGGATACGGTCTCGGACCGGAGTCACCTGGACGACGCGCGGGAGCGGTTCGCCCATTGGCAGGAGGGCCAGCGGCGGCTGGCCGACCCGGGGCACGAGCACCGCTGGACCGGAAGGCTGAGGGCCGTCCTGGACAACCGCGACCACGAGATCCGCCCCGAGGCACTGGCCGCCGCGGTCGACACCCACGCGGCCGAGGACGCCGTCTTCACCTCCGACACCGGAATGGCGACGGTCTGGCTCTCCCGCTTCGTCGGTATGCGCGGGAGCAGGCGGCTGATCGGCTCGTACAACCTGGGTTCGATGGCCAACGCCATGCCCCAGGCCCTCGGGGCCCAACTCTGGGCGCCCGACCGTCAGATCGTCGCCTTCTGCGGCGACGGCGGGCTGAGCATGCTGCTCGGCGACCTCATGACCATCAAGACCTACCGGCTGCCGGTGAAGCTCGTCGTCTTCGACAACCGCCGTCTGGGGATGGTCAAACTCGAACAGGAGCAGGCCGGCCTGCCCGAGTTCGGCACGGAGCTGGACAACCCCGACTTCGCCGCGGTGGCCACCGCGCTCGGGCTCACCGGCATCCGCGTCACCGACCCCGCCGATCTCGACGCGAGCGTGCGCCGGGCCTTCGACACCCCGGGGCCGGTCCTGCTGGACGTCCTCACCAACCCGCAGGAGGTGGCCGTGCCCGGCAAGCCGACCGTGTCGCAGGGATGGGG